A single genomic interval of Eleutherodactylus coqui strain aEleCoq1 chromosome 3, aEleCoq1.hap1, whole genome shotgun sequence harbors:
- the CIMIP4 gene encoding ciliary microtubule inner protein 4 isoform X2 — MSPTELSNWNHCTENHQNGKFGRRRNAPQAQINIQQSDSSNLEAPANSRHKNSSSVVDQLITPEQVRSCLTKEERTECHQGYRIPKLRMKSCFIEDYPHQIYYDLGCCLRSNLFPGASVKQNSLVRDSYTPEVNEKGRLDKHNTHQWYGKKTDELATLSEILVKKKAIAKTLQNQPRPPRALAVPIQTNAPDDVPAPPPPLEPPKKPRIQRHQAKNKKPEMQPPSVSSPKENDDFWNFYDKLIE, encoded by the exons ATGAGTCCAACAGAATTGTCCAATTGGAATCACTGCACTGAGAACCACCAAAATGGAAAGTTTGGTAGAAGACGAAACGCACCTCAGGCACAAATAAATATTCAACAATCAGATAGCAGCAACCTGGAGGCACCAGCTAACAGTAGACATAAGAATAGCAGCTCTGTAGTTGACCAGCTTATAACTCCAGAGCAG GTAAGAAGCTGTTTGACGAAAGAGGAGAGAACAGAGTGCCACCAAGGGTATCGCATACCCAAACTGAGAATGAAATCTTGTTTCATAGAGGATTATCCACACCAGATATATTATGATCTAGGATGTTGTCTCCGCAGTAATCTATTCCCAG GGGCGTCTGTAAAACAGAACAGCTTGGTGCGTGATTCCTACACACCAGAAGTGAATGAAAAGGGGAGACTGGACAAACACAATACTCACCAATGGTATGGAAAGAAGACGGACGAgttag CCACTTTGTCTGAAATATTAGTGAAGAAAAAGGCCATAGCCAAGACCCTGCAAAACCAGCCTAGGCCACCCCGTGCTCTGGCAGTCCCCATCCAGACTAATGCCCCCGATGatgttcctgctcctcctccaccaTTGGAACCACCAAAGAAGCCAAGAATACAGCGCCACcaggcaaagaataaaaagccaGAGATGCAGCCTCCTTCAGTCTCATCGCCCAAagaaaatgatgatttttggaACTTCTATGATAAACTCATTGAGTGA
- the CIMIP4 gene encoding ciliary microtubule inner protein 4 isoform X1, with product METKSSVIKYHPSLPTPRSAPSHTVHLHIAKRQMSPTELSNWNHCTENHQNGKFGRRRNAPQAQINIQQSDSSNLEAPANSRHKNSSSVVDQLITPEQVRSCLTKEERTECHQGYRIPKLRMKSCFIEDYPHQIYYDLGCCLRSNLFPGASVKQNSLVRDSYTPEVNEKGRLDKHNTHQWYGKKTDELATLSEILVKKKAIAKTLQNQPRPPRALAVPIQTNAPDDVPAPPPPLEPPKKPRIQRHQAKNKKPEMQPPSVSSPKENDDFWNFYDKLIE from the exons TTATCAAGTACCATCCATCTTTACCTACCCCAAGATCTGCACCCTCTCATACAGTCCATCTTCATATTGCGAAGCGTCAAATGAGTCCAACAGAATTGTCCAATTGGAATCACTGCACTGAGAACCACCAAAATGGAAAGTTTGGTAGAAGACGAAACGCACCTCAGGCACAAATAAATATTCAACAATCAGATAGCAGCAACCTGGAGGCACCAGCTAACAGTAGACATAAGAATAGCAGCTCTGTAGTTGACCAGCTTATAACTCCAGAGCAG GTAAGAAGCTGTTTGACGAAAGAGGAGAGAACAGAGTGCCACCAAGGGTATCGCATACCCAAACTGAGAATGAAATCTTGTTTCATAGAGGATTATCCACACCAGATATATTATGATCTAGGATGTTGTCTCCGCAGTAATCTATTCCCAG GGGCGTCTGTAAAACAGAACAGCTTGGTGCGTGATTCCTACACACCAGAAGTGAATGAAAAGGGGAGACTGGACAAACACAATACTCACCAATGGTATGGAAAGAAGACGGACGAgttag CCACTTTGTCTGAAATATTAGTGAAGAAAAAGGCCATAGCCAAGACCCTGCAAAACCAGCCTAGGCCACCCCGTGCTCTGGCAGTCCCCATCCAGACTAATGCCCCCGATGatgttcctgctcctcctccaccaTTGGAACCACCAAAGAAGCCAAGAATACAGCGCCACcaggcaaagaataaaaagccaGAGATGCAGCCTCCTTCAGTCTCATCGCCCAAagaaaatgatgatttttggaACTTCTATGATAAACTCATTGAGTGA